One window of the Chryseotalea sp. WA131a genome contains the following:
- a CDS encoding sigma-70 family RNA polymerase sigma factor gives MMSDQQLIELTLDGDWKAFKELVVRYEGKVAGVVQSMLGKTPEAEDVGQEVFVRFYESLKKFRGESALGTYLVRIAINLSLNELKKRRRQLQVFVHDEAGHLVGGSDDRFDLRELLDLEINRLEPEFKAVLTLRLREGYSTEETAEILAIPLGTVLSRLARAQQKLRNRLSTQLT, from the coding sequence ATGATGTCAGACCAGCAATTGATTGAGCTTACGCTTGACGGAGATTGGAAGGCTTTTAAAGAGTTGGTGGTGCGCTACGAGGGAAAGGTGGCAGGGGTGGTGCAATCCATGTTGGGTAAAACACCAGAGGCCGAAGATGTGGGCCAAGAGGTTTTTGTTCGATTTTATGAATCGTTGAAGAAATTTAGAGGAGAGTCGGCTTTAGGCACGTACCTGGTTCGAATCGCCATCAACCTCAGCTTGAATGAATTGAAAAAGAGAAGGCGTCAACTGCAAGTTTTTGTTCACGATGAGGCAGGCCATTTGGTAGGCGGTAGCGATGATCGTTTTGATTTGCGTGAATTGTTGGATTTAGAAATAAACCGACTGGAGCCAGAGTTCAAGGCCGTGCTTACCCTCCGGTTGCGTGAGGGTTATTCTACCGAAGAAACGGCTGAGATTTTAGCCATCCCATTGGGTACTGTGCTTTCACGTTTGGCACGAGCACAACAAA
- a CDS encoding RidA family protein has protein sequence MKSLSSICLVLMLATSTLMAQQKRQINPRTLGYSDAVMVSGGTTIYVSGQVPTNDKGELIGKGDLRAQTIQVFENLKKVLAQAGADLENVVKVNTYIVNCKPDDVAVFRAVRKTYFLKDPPASTLVGVTSLVDPGFLIEIEVVAVVN, from the coding sequence ATGAAATCTTTATCATCTATTTGCTTAGTGCTGATGCTGGCAACTTCAACTTTAATGGCACAACAAAAACGACAAATTAATCCACGTACGCTTGGCTACAGCGATGCCGTAATGGTTTCGGGGGGCACCACGATCTATGTGTCGGGGCAAGTGCCCACCAATGACAAAGGTGAGTTGATCGGCAAGGGCGATTTGCGGGCGCAAACTATTCAGGTATTCGAAAATCTGAAAAAGGTATTGGCGCAAGCGGGTGCAGATTTAGAAAATGTGGTGAAAGTAAACACGTACATTGTTAATTGTAAGCCGGATGATGTTGCCGTTTTTAGGGCGGTGCGCAAAACTTATTTTCTGAAAGATCCGCCAGCCAGCACATTGGTAGGTGTTACGTCATTGGTTGACCCGGGTTTTTTAATTGAGATTGAGGTGGTGGCTGTAGTGAACTGA
- a CDS encoding carbohydrate kinase: MLLLGIDLGTSSIKVSVVDATTMQCIASAKYPEGENEIISLHPGWAEQSPDRWWEQVQLAILKLHALHQYNPHDIAAIGIAYQMHGLVMVDKAQQVLRNSIIWCDSRAVDIGDSAFEAIGKQKCLLQLLNSPGNFTASKLAWVKQNEPKLYEKIDKIMLPGDFIAMKMTGESTTSIAALSEGIFWDFQNNELSKDVFGYFGFNTSHIPEIRNVFSSHGSLKSEVATVLSLKSGIPVTYKAGDQPNNALSLNVLQPGEVAATAGTSGVIYGVSDQLTYDNESRVNTFAHVNYTASQKRLGVLLCVNGTGILNRWMKNIAGKDVSYSQMNDLAKTIKPGSDGVKILPFGNGAERVLNNKVIGAGIHNVDFNKHTHAHLFRAAQEGIAFALRYGLDIMRENGMNPKVIRASKANMFLSDQFTQTFANVNNVTVEFYDGDGSYGAAIGAGIGSGIFSDGADASKNRKALETVQPQHTDLYNELYEDWKELLQRILIDK, translated from the coding sequence ATGCTTCTCTTAGGAATTGATTTGGGCACATCTTCCATAAAGGTTTCGGTTGTGGATGCCACTACCATGCAGTGCATTGCGTCCGCCAAGTATCCTGAAGGTGAAAATGAAATCATTTCATTACACCCCGGTTGGGCGGAGCAGTCGCCCGATAGGTGGTGGGAGCAGGTACAGTTGGCGATTTTAAAATTACATGCCCTACATCAATACAATCCGCACGATATTGCTGCCATTGGCATTGCTTATCAGATGCATGGCTTGGTGATGGTTGATAAGGCACAACAGGTTTTGCGCAACAGCATAATTTGGTGCGATAGCCGAGCGGTGGATATAGGCGATAGTGCATTTGAAGCGATCGGCAAACAAAAATGCCTGCTACAACTTCTCAATTCGCCAGGAAATTTTACAGCCTCTAAGCTGGCATGGGTAAAACAAAACGAACCAAAACTTTACGAAAAAATTGACAAGATCATGCTGCCGGGTGATTTCATTGCCATGAAAATGACCGGTGAATCAACCACCAGCATTGCAGCACTTTCAGAAGGGATTTTTTGGGATTTTCAAAACAATGAGCTTTCTAAAGATGTGTTTGGGTACTTTGGTTTCAACACTTCCCATATTCCAGAAATAAGGAATGTTTTCTCCAGCCATGGCAGTTTAAAGTCTGAAGTAGCAACGGTACTATCGTTGAAGTCAGGCATTCCGGTAACCTACAAAGCTGGAGACCAACCCAACAATGCCCTGTCTTTAAATGTACTTCAACCAGGCGAGGTGGCAGCTACTGCCGGAACATCGGGTGTAATTTATGGTGTGAGCGACCAATTGACCTACGACAATGAATCGAGGGTGAATACTTTTGCACATGTGAATTACACCGCTTCACAAAAAAGGTTGGGGGTATTGCTTTGCGTGAACGGTACAGGGATACTGAACCGTTGGATGAAAAATATAGCTGGCAAAGATGTGAGCTATTCGCAAATGAATGATCTGGCCAAAACCATAAAACCAGGAAGCGATGGTGTGAAAATATTGCCGTTTGGAAATGGTGCCGAGCGCGTATTGAACAATAAGGTCATCGGGGCCGGCATACACAATGTTGATTTCAACAAACACACCCATGCCCATTTGTTCCGTGCGGCACAAGAAGGGATTGCTTTTGCATTGCGCTATGGATTGGATATTATGCGTGAAAATGGGATGAATCCAAAAGTAATTCGCGCAAGCAAAGCGAATATGTTTTTGAGCGATCAATTTACTCAAACTTTTGCCAATGTAAACAACGTAACCGTTGAGTTTTATGATGGGGATGGAAGCTACGGTGCAGCCATTGGGGCAGGTATAGGCTCCGGAATTTTTTCAGATGGAGCAGACGCTTCAAAAAACAGAAAAGCTTTAGAGACTGTTCAGCCACAACACACGGATTTGTATAATGAACTATATGAAGACTGGAAAGAGCTATTGCAAAGAATATTGATTGACAAATAA
- a CDS encoding glutamine--tRNA ligase/YqeY domain fusion protein, protein MADEKSLNFLEEIIEADIHSGKHQSIVTRFPPEPNGYLHLGHAKSICLNFGLSLKYGGYTNLRFDDTNPVTEETEYVESIKDDVRWLGFTWKNELYASDYFAHLYEFALLLIRKGLAYVDDSSSDEIAAQKGTPTQHGTNSKHRNRSVEENLKLFQDMKAGVYKDGEKVLRAKIDMAHINMLMRDPVFYRIKHAHHHRTGNEWCIYPMYDFAHGQSDSIEKVTHSICTLEFVPHRELYDWCIQNLEIYPSRQYEFARLNMTYTMMSKRKLLQLVNEKFVSGWDDPRMPTLSGVRRRGYTPESIRDFCERIGVAKRENLIDIGLLEFCVREHLNKIASRRMVVFDPLKVVITNYEAGRTEMLTSENNTEQENAGAREMPFSNTIYIEHDDFMEVPPKKYFRLAPGQMVRLKSAYIIKCEEVIKDVNGKVMELRCSYIPESKSGQDTSGIQVKGVIHWVNASTALPVEVRLYDRLFQVEDLNKIEDDFRIHINPNSLTVVKAMAEPSIASANLKDRFQFLRMGYFCLDKDSTSSKLIFNRTATLRDMWAKEVKK, encoded by the coding sequence ATGGCAGACGAAAAGAGTTTGAATTTTCTGGAGGAAATTATTGAGGCCGACATCCACTCGGGCAAGCACCAATCGATTGTTACCCGCTTCCCGCCCGAGCCTAATGGCTACTTGCACCTGGGTCATGCCAAAAGCATCTGCTTAAACTTTGGGCTAAGCTTAAAATATGGCGGCTACACCAATTTGCGTTTTGATGATACCAATCCTGTAACCGAAGAAACGGAGTATGTAGAAAGCATCAAAGACGATGTGCGCTGGTTGGGCTTTACGTGGAAGAACGAGCTGTATGCCTCCGATTATTTTGCCCACTTGTATGAGTTTGCTTTGTTGCTGATCCGAAAAGGTCTAGCGTATGTAGACGATAGTTCAAGCGATGAAATAGCCGCACAAAAAGGAACACCTACCCAACACGGCACGAATTCTAAACACCGTAATCGTTCGGTAGAAGAAAACCTGAAGTTGTTTCAAGACATGAAGGCGGGTGTTTATAAAGATGGTGAGAAGGTGTTGCGCGCCAAGATTGATATGGCACATATCAATATGTTGATGCGCGACCCGGTTTTTTATCGCATCAAACATGCGCATCACCACCGCACGGGCAATGAGTGGTGCATCTACCCGATGTATGATTTTGCCCATGGCCAAAGCGATTCGATTGAAAAAGTAACCCATAGTATTTGCACGTTGGAGTTTGTGCCGCATCGTGAGTTGTACGATTGGTGCATCCAAAATTTGGAAATCTATCCTTCTCGTCAATACGAATTTGCCCGTCTTAACATGACATACACCATGATGAGCAAGCGCAAATTGCTGCAATTGGTGAACGAAAAATTTGTGAGTGGGTGGGATGATCCACGCATGCCAACCCTCAGCGGTGTACGCAGAAGAGGGTACACACCCGAAAGCATTCGCGATTTTTGTGAACGCATTGGTGTGGCCAAAAGAGAAAACCTCATCGATATTGGGCTGTTGGAATTTTGCGTGCGTGAACACTTAAACAAAATCGCTTCGCGGAGGATGGTGGTGTTCGATCCGTTGAAAGTGGTGATCACCAACTATGAAGCGGGTAGAACCGAAATGCTGACAAGCGAAAACAATACCGAGCAAGAGAACGCAGGTGCGCGCGAAATGCCTTTCAGCAATACAATTTATATTGAGCACGATGATTTTATGGAGGTGCCTCCAAAAAAATATTTCCGGTTGGCACCCGGGCAAATGGTTCGCCTGAAGAGTGCGTATATCATTAAATGCGAAGAGGTGATAAAAGATGTGAATGGTAAAGTGATGGAACTTCGTTGTAGTTATATACCAGAAAGCAAAAGCGGACAAGATACTTCGGGCATACAAGTGAAAGGTGTAATCCATTGGGTTAATGCCTCCACGGCATTGCCCGTGGAAGTAAGGTTATACGACCGACTTTTTCAAGTAGAAGATTTGAATAAGATTGAAGATGATTTTCGGATACACATCAATCCAAACTCACTCACGGTTGTGAAAGCCATGGCCGAGCCTTCTATTGCTTCCGCTAACCTAAAGGATCGTTTTCAATTTTTACGGATGGGCTACTTTTGCCTGGATAAAGATTCTACTTCAAGCAAATTAATCTTCAATAGAACTGCTACTTTAAGGGATATGTGGGCCAAAGAAGTTAAAAAATAA
- a CDS encoding cytochrome c: protein MKPLVFLFSFACFFFFSFQKPTPFDLKASIKRGQEVYISNCTSCHMEKGEGLEDVYPPLAKSDYLMADKQRSIVQVLKGVSGEMKVNGKTYNGEMTGFDLTDQEVSDVLNYIRNSFGNKGAAVTPAEVKAYRR from the coding sequence ATGAAACCACTAGTCTTTCTTTTTTCTTTTGCATGTTTTTTCTTTTTCTCATTTCAAAAGCCCACCCCATTTGATCTCAAAGCCAGCATCAAACGTGGTCAGGAGGTTTATATTTCCAACTGTACCTCGTGCCACATGGAGAAAGGAGAAGGGCTGGAAGATGTATATCCCCCTTTGGCAAAATCTGACTATTTGATGGCCGATAAACAACGCTCGATTGTTCAAGTGCTGAAGGGAGTAAGCGGAGAAATGAAAGTGAATGGAAAAACGTACAACGGAGAGATGACGGGCTTTGACTTAACCGATCAAGAGGTGAGTGACGTACTCAACTACATCCGCAATTCCTTTGGCAACAAAGGGGCAGCCGTAACCCCAGCCGAAGTGAAAGCTTACAGAAGATAA
- a CDS encoding xanthine dehydrogenase family protein molybdopterin-binding subunit produces the protein METKNISRRNFVKLTGLTSAALTLGFGPSALGKEVEILKMEAAESLGIELNAWIHIDTNGKVTITNHRSEMGQGSFQSVPQMIAEELEVSLDSINIIFAPGNGRVYGSQVTGGSSTIRGSYKKLMRLGASAREMLLEAAAKKWSVSKTDCYAENGTVIHKLTGKKLGYGELVSEASKLEAPKEIVLKDPKDYKIIRKPLPRQDTPLKVNGKAVFGLDFKLPGMLYAVVERSPRFQGKVVKFDDSETKKVPGVKHVLKVNRDEFDNMREGVAVVADSTWAAMQGRKVLKVEWDDSSFPHHNSGELYAKMREQVKGDFISFKTMGNTTKVFAKAEKKVEATYETPYESHSCMEPLNCVAHVTDDKCEIWGPIQGPDWIQGNIAGHLKLAPEKVHVNMTFLGGGFGRKAFTDYPYEAVMISKEIKAPVQVVWTREDDMSIGPFRPGMVYQCKGVVDNGRIASFETKIAGQNMGTQNPGADKSVYNESDTEGFLEGYFSSIPHYSFGDSPLESPVPVMWWRSVYSSTNGFAFESFIDELAIKAEKDPLDFRRQHLGERYQLLIDKLQEVSGWKARGKNSGFGVAITECFSSIVGEVVKVSKNAEGKVKIDKVWAVMDCGWYVNPDIIKAQVEGSIIMALGAAIKHETTFKDGKAVEKNFNSYKMPRISDTPEIEVHVMDNDEKAGGVGEPGLPPFTPALTNAIFDLTGKRIRRLPFSLDEIV, from the coding sequence GTGGAAACAAAAAATATATCACGCAGAAATTTTGTAAAGCTAACGGGCTTGACCAGTGCAGCCCTTACGTTGGGCTTTGGGCCTTCTGCTTTGGGCAAAGAGGTGGAGATTCTAAAAATGGAAGCAGCAGAAAGTTTGGGCATCGAACTGAATGCGTGGATTCACATCGACACCAACGGAAAGGTAACCATCACAAACCATCGCTCTGAAATGGGGCAGGGGTCGTTTCAATCAGTGCCTCAAATGATTGCCGAAGAGTTGGAAGTATCGTTGGATTCCATCAACATTATCTTTGCTCCCGGCAATGGAAGGGTTTACGGTAGTCAAGTAACGGGCGGGAGTTCTACCATTCGTGGCTCTTATAAAAAGTTGATGAGGCTCGGTGCCTCCGCGCGCGAGATGTTACTAGAGGCCGCAGCAAAAAAATGGAGCGTGAGCAAAACCGATTGTTATGCCGAGAACGGAACGGTCATTCATAAATTGACAGGAAAGAAATTAGGCTACGGGGAATTAGTGTCAGAAGCTTCGAAATTGGAAGCACCCAAAGAGATAGTGTTGAAAGACCCGAAAGACTATAAAATCATCCGCAAGCCATTGCCACGGCAAGACACACCCCTGAAAGTGAATGGAAAAGCTGTGTTTGGTCTGGATTTCAAATTGCCAGGCATGTTGTATGCGGTGGTGGAGAGAAGCCCACGCTTTCAAGGCAAAGTGGTAAAGTTCGATGATTCGGAAACGAAAAAAGTACCGGGTGTAAAGCACGTTTTGAAAGTAAATAGAGATGAGTTTGACAACATGCGGGAAGGAGTGGCCGTAGTGGCCGATAGCACATGGGCTGCCATGCAAGGCAGAAAGGTGTTGAAAGTAGAGTGGGACGACTCCAGCTTTCCACATCACAACAGTGGTGAGCTTTATGCCAAAATGCGCGAGCAAGTGAAAGGCGATTTCATTTCGTTTAAAACGATGGGCAACACCACCAAGGTCTTCGCGAAAGCGGAGAAAAAAGTGGAAGCAACTTACGAAACTCCGTATGAGTCGCACAGCTGCATGGAGCCATTGAATTGCGTGGCGCATGTAACCGATGACAAATGTGAAATTTGGGGACCCATTCAAGGCCCAGATTGGATCCAAGGAAACATTGCTGGACATTTAAAATTGGCGCCAGAAAAAGTGCATGTCAACATGACTTTCTTGGGAGGAGGTTTTGGCCGCAAGGCGTTTACCGATTATCCCTACGAGGCCGTGATGATCTCGAAAGAAATCAAAGCTCCGGTGCAGGTAGTGTGGACACGCGAAGATGATATGAGCATCGGGCCTTTTCGTCCGGGCATGGTGTACCAATGCAAGGGCGTAGTGGACAATGGGCGGATCGCATCGTTTGAAACAAAAATCGCTGGACAAAACATGGGCACGCAAAATCCGGGAGCCGATAAATCTGTTTACAACGAAAGCGATACCGAAGGATTTTTGGAAGGCTATTTCAGTTCCATACCACACTATAGTTTTGGTGATTCACCCTTGGAGTCGCCTGTGCCGGTAATGTGGTGGCGATCGGTTTATTCTTCAACCAATGGTTTTGCTTTTGAAAGTTTTATCGATGAATTGGCGATAAAGGCAGAGAAAGACCCACTTGATTTTCGTAGGCAGCATTTGGGCGAGCGCTATCAGCTCTTGATTGATAAACTTCAAGAAGTGAGCGGATGGAAAGCACGCGGAAAGAATAGTGGTTTTGGTGTAGCCATTACCGAGTGTTTTTCGAGCATCGTTGGCGAAGTGGTGAAAGTTTCAAAAAATGCAGAAGGCAAAGTGAAAATTGATAAAGTATGGGCGGTAATGGATTGTGGTTGGTACGTGAATCCTGACATCATTAAAGCACAAGTAGAGGGAAGTATCATCATGGCGTTGGGGGCAGCCATCAAACACGAAACTACTTTTAAAGATGGCAAGGCGGTAGAAAAAAATTTCAACTCCTACAAAATGCCACGCATCAGCGATACCCCAGAGATAGAAGTACACGTGATGGATAACGATGAAAAAGCAGGAGGTGTGGGTGAGCCAGGTTTGCCTCCGTTTACCCCAGCGCTTACCAATGCCATTTTTGATTTGACCGGTAAACGGATAAGAAGGCTGCCGTTTAGTTTGGATGAGATTGTTTAA
- a CDS encoding (2Fe-2S)-binding protein — translation MAAILLKINGKSQTIEADPKMPLLWAIRDVVGLTGTKYGCGIAQCGACTVHLEGKPVRSCSIPVSSVANKNITTIEGLSTDNSNPVQRAWIAEQVPQCGYCQSGQIMAATALLSRNANPTDADIDAAMQGHICRCGTYPRIRKAIKKAAELAKG, via the coding sequence ATGGCAGCAATCCTACTCAAAATTAATGGCAAAAGCCAAACGATTGAAGCAGATCCTAAAATGCCCCTGCTCTGGGCAATTCGCGATGTAGTAGGACTGACGGGCACGAAGTATGGTTGTGGCATTGCGCAATGCGGTGCGTGTACCGTTCATCTAGAAGGCAAGCCAGTGCGATCGTGTTCCATCCCGGTTTCATCGGTGGCCAATAAAAATATTACCACTATCGAGGGGCTATCTACCGATAACTCGAACCCGGTGCAGCGCGCGTGGATTGCCGAGCAAGTGCCGCAGTGTGGCTACTGCCAAAGCGGACAAATTATGGCCGCTACGGCCTTGCTCAGCCGTAATGCCAACCCAACCGATGCCGACATTGATGCGGCTATGCAAGGTCATATTTGTAGGTGCGGCACGTACCCTCGCATTCGCAAGGCGATAAAAAAAGCAGCGGAATTGGCGAAGGGGTGA
- a CDS encoding DUF2141 domain-containing protein, with translation MKLLLFSFLIGCVDQMLMAQNLTVRIENIKDDQGQVAVALFNNASDFPKNRFQGKMTPAKKGEVEVVFENLPAGDYAISILHDVNKDGKMNTNFMGIPKEGYGFSNNAMGTMGPPSFEKAKFKLSSEKVVIRMRY, from the coding sequence ATGAAACTACTACTTTTCTCTTTTCTCATCGGTTGTGTGGATCAGATGTTAATGGCCCAAAACTTAACCGTGCGCATTGAAAACATAAAAGACGATCAAGGGCAAGTGGCGGTGGCCCTCTTTAATAATGCTTCTGATTTTCCAAAGAATCGATTTCAAGGAAAGATGACGCCCGCCAAAAAAGGAGAAGTGGAAGTGGTTTTTGAAAATTTGCCTGCTGGTGATTACGCCATTAGCATATTGCATGATGTCAACAAAGACGGTAAGATGAACACCAATTTTATGGGCATTCCCAAAGAAGGCTATGGCTTCTCAAACAATGCGATGGGCACCATGGGGCCACCCAGTTTTGAAAAAGCCAAGTTTAAGTTGAGCAGTGAGAAAGTGGTGATAAGGATGAGATACTGA
- a CDS encoding 2-oxo acid dehydrogenase subunit E2, whose product MARVELIMPKMGESIMEATILNWLKKPGDKIEQDESVLEVATDKVDTEVPSTHAGVLKEVLAKEGEIVKVGKAIAVIETEINATDTKPSTIEPPKTSVAPVEKVMVSASSSNGNGSVHAHATDYKSSSRFYSPLVKNIAKEEQIALAELESISGTGAEGRVTKKDILGYVQQRKLGQTVAMGVRTTAAPLVPASISGGDEIIQMDRMRKMIAERMVDSKRISPHVTSFVEADVTNIVFWRNKWKNDFQKREGDALTFTPIFIEAVMLAIKDFPMINVQVDGDRIIKKKDINIGMAVALPTGNLIVPVIRNADQYNITGLAKAVNDLAKRARENKLKPDELAGGTFTVSNVGSFGNVMGTPIIMQPQVAILALGAVQKKPSVIETPYGDAIAIRHKMFLSHSYDHRVVDGALGGSFVRRVADYLEKFDANRSI is encoded by the coding sequence ATGGCACGCGTAGAATTGATCATGCCCAAGATGGGTGAAAGTATTATGGAAGCAACGATCTTGAACTGGTTAAAAAAACCAGGCGACAAAATCGAGCAAGACGAAAGTGTGCTGGAGGTGGCTACCGATAAAGTGGATACCGAAGTTCCTTCCACTCACGCAGGCGTGCTGAAAGAAGTGCTGGCCAAAGAAGGCGAGATAGTGAAGGTTGGAAAGGCCATTGCGGTGATTGAAACAGAAATAAATGCTACCGATACAAAACCAAGCACAATCGAACCACCAAAAACCTCTGTTGCGCCTGTTGAAAAAGTGATGGTGTCGGCATCGTCCAGCAATGGAAATGGCTCGGTACACGCGCATGCTACCGATTACAAATCTTCGTCACGGTTTTATTCTCCGTTGGTGAAAAATATTGCAAAGGAAGAACAAATTGCTTTGGCGGAACTTGAAAGTATTTCTGGCACAGGTGCTGAAGGCCGGGTCACCAAAAAAGATATTCTTGGTTATGTGCAGCAGCGCAAGTTAGGGCAAACGGTGGCCATGGGTGTTCGGACTACAGCCGCACCCCTTGTTCCTGCTTCCATTAGCGGTGGCGATGAAATCATTCAGATGGATCGCATGCGCAAGATGATTGCTGAGCGTATGGTGGACAGCAAACGTATATCACCACACGTTACTTCCTTCGTAGAAGCAGATGTCACCAACATTGTGTTTTGGCGCAACAAATGGAAAAATGATTTTCAAAAGCGTGAGGGCGATGCACTTACGTTCACTCCTATTTTTATTGAAGCGGTGATGTTAGCCATCAAAGATTTCCCAATGATCAACGTGCAGGTAGATGGCGACCGCATTATCAAAAAGAAAGATATCAACATTGGTATGGCCGTAGCTTTGCCTACTGGAAACCTGATTGTGCCCGTTATTCGCAATGCTGACCAATACAACATTACGGGTTTGGCCAAAGCCGTAAATGACTTAGCAAAACGTGCACGCGAAAATAAATTGAAGCCCGATGAATTGGCAGGCGGAACCTTTACCGTATCGAATGTGGGTTCATTTGGAAATGTGATGGGCACCCCGATTATCATGCAACCCCAAGTAGCCATTTTGGCGTTGGGTGCAGTTCAGAAAAAACCTTCTGTTATTGAAACACCTTATGGTGATGCCATCGCTATTCGTCATAAAATGTTTTTGTCTCACTCGTACGATCACCGCGTGGTGGATGGTGCGCTGGGCGGAAGTTTTGTGAGAAGAGTGGCCGATTACTTGGAGAAGTTTGATGCGAATAGAAGCATCTAG
- a CDS encoding cystathionine gamma-synthase, translating into MQFGTKAIHAGVEPDPSTGAIMTPIFQTSTYVQESPGKHKGYAYARGANPTRNQLQKNIAALENGKFGLCFSSGMGATDAVLRLLNPGDEVITSNDLYGGSYRLFTKVYERAGITFRFIDLTDVNNIAPHVTSKTKLLWIETPSNPLMRIIDIAGCVALAKKHNIQVAVDNTFASPYLQNPLDLGADIVMHSVTKYLGGHSDVIMGALVVNDEQRYKDLAFIANSCGAVPGPQDSFLVLRGIKTLHLRMERHCSNGKKVAEFLRHHPKVGKVYWPGFTDHPNHAIAKKQMKDFGGMLSFTLKNDSLENATTLMESVEIFSLAESLGGVESLINHPASMTHASIPKEERTKNGLSDSLIRLSVGVEDAEDILADLEQALEKVK; encoded by the coding sequence ATGCAATTCGGAACCAAAGCCATTCACGCAGGGGTTGAACCCGATCCATCTACGGGAGCAATCATGACACCTATTTTTCAAACATCCACCTATGTGCAAGAGTCGCCCGGTAAACATAAGGGCTATGCCTATGCGCGCGGAGCGAACCCAACACGTAATCAATTGCAGAAAAATATCGCTGCCCTAGAAAATGGAAAGTTTGGATTGTGTTTCTCTTCTGGTATGGGTGCGACCGATGCAGTGCTTCGCTTGTTAAACCCAGGCGATGAAGTAATCACCAGCAACGATTTGTACGGTGGGTCGTATCGGTTGTTTACCAAAGTGTATGAGCGCGCAGGCATCACGTTTCGTTTTATTGATCTAACCGATGTAAACAACATCGCGCCTCATGTCACCTCCAAAACAAAATTGTTGTGGATTGAAACGCCTTCTAATCCCCTGATGCGGATCATTGACATTGCAGGTTGCGTGGCGCTTGCCAAAAAGCATAACATTCAGGTAGCCGTTGACAATACCTTTGCGTCACCTTATTTGCAAAATCCATTGGACTTGGGTGCAGACATTGTGATGCACTCGGTAACAAAGTATTTGGGGGGGCATAGCGATGTAATCATGGGCGCGCTGGTAGTTAATGATGAACAACGCTACAAAGATTTGGCCTTCATTGCCAATTCATGCGGGGCCGTGCCGGGTCCACAAGATTCTTTCTTGGTACTGCGCGGAATTAAGACCTTGCATTTACGTATGGAGCGACATTGCTCAAATGGAAAAAAAGTAGCGGAATTTTTACGCCACCACCCTAAAGTAGGTAAAGTATATTGGCCTGGTTTTACCGATCACCCCAATCATGCGATTGCCAAAAAGCAGATGAAGGATTTTGGTGGTATGCTTTCGTTTACTTTAAAGAACGACAGCTTGGAAAATGCTACCACCTTGATGGAAAGTGTTGAAATTTTTTCACTGGCAGAATCACTAGGCGGAGTAGAGTCATTGATAAATCACCCAGCATCCATGACGCACGCCAGCATCCCGAAAGAAGAACGCACTAAAAATGGATTGAGCGATTCGCTTATTCGATTGAGTGTTGGGGTAGAGGATGCAGAAGATATTTTAGCGGATTTGGAGCAAGCGTTGGAAAAAGTGAAGTAA